In one Deltaproteobacteria bacterium genomic region, the following are encoded:
- the purN gene encoding phosphoribosylglycinamide formyltransferase codes for MINLGILVSGSGTNLQAIIDAVSAKRLSAAVKAVISNKPDAKAIERAKKHHIPAFIIQENRFSSKEDYDTHLVEILKANSVDLVILAGFMRLLTPVFIRAFPMRIMNIHPALLPSFPGLNVQKKALEYGVKFSGCTVHFVDEAVDTGPIIIQAAVPVYDNDTEETLAKRILKEEHKIYPQAIQLFAEGKLEIKGRRVLVKDHPHTEGAMENPSVKIFE; via the coding sequence ATGATCAATCTCGGCATACTTGTTTCAGGCAGCGGCACGAACCTTCAGGCAATAATAGACGCGGTTAGCGCAAAGAGGCTCTCTGCCGCAGTAAAGGCCGTAATAAGCAATAAACCGGACGCCAAGGCAATTGAGCGCGCCAAAAAACATCATATCCCCGCATTTATCATTCAGGAAAACCGGTTCTCCTCCAAAGAAGATTATGATACTCACCTTGTAGAAATACTCAAGGCAAACTCAGTGGACCTTGTTATTCTGGCAGGGTTTATGAGGCTTTTAACTCCAGTCTTCATCCGGGCATTCCCGATGCGGATTATGAATATCCACCCAGCGCTCCTCCCTTCTTTTCCCGGGCTCAATGTCCAGAAAAAGGCGCTGGAATACGGTGTAAAATTTTCAGGATGCACAGTTCATTTTGTTGATGAAGCCGTTGATACAGGCCCGATTATCATCCAGGCTGCTGTGCCTGTCTATGATAATGACACAGAGGAAACCCTTGCCAAAAGGATTCTAAAAGAAGAGCATAAAATATATCCGCAGGCGATACAACTCTTCGCCGAGGGAAAGCTGGAGATAAAGGGACGGAGGGTGCTTGTAAAAGACCATCCGCACACAGAAGGCGCAATGGAAAATCCCAGTGTAAAGATATTTGAATAA